A part of uncultured Fibrobacter sp. genomic DNA contains:
- a CDS encoding ABC transporter ATP-binding protein — protein MFAIKACDISFTYPGAQAKALASVNLEIPEGSFFALLGPNGAGKTTLLRLLCGRFSKFSGSLEIADGLRGKNGFLDPCACGILLENPGVYSKLSIAEYVDYFVGFYAARNPEWNESAARERIATLAKKLELPSLETRMGKLSLGNRQKVQLLRAMAPSPKLLILDEPVANLDPMARETVWSLLADWRKNEGGTAIVCSHILAEMEEEATDYAIIDRGQLLKSGRVADLAGESATFKVDSAASLEQIHAALAAAGIKANIAPAASNLANVYRETVGA, from the coding sequence ATGTTCGCAATCAAGGCGTGTGACATCTCGTTTACTTATCCCGGCGCGCAGGCGAAGGCGCTTGCTTCGGTGAATCTTGAAATTCCCGAAGGCAGTTTCTTTGCGCTCCTGGGCCCGAATGGGGCGGGCAAGACCACGCTTTTGCGACTCTTGTGCGGGCGATTCTCGAAGTTTTCGGGCTCGCTTGAAATTGCAGACGGTTTGCGCGGCAAGAACGGTTTTCTCGACCCTTGCGCCTGCGGAATCTTGCTTGAAAATCCGGGCGTTTACTCCAAGCTTTCGATTGCGGAATACGTGGACTATTTCGTGGGCTTTTATGCGGCGCGCAATCCCGAGTGGAATGAATCTGCCGCCCGCGAACGCATTGCCACGCTTGCCAAAAAATTGGAATTGCCGAGCCTTGAAACCCGTATGGGCAAGCTTTCGCTCGGCAATCGCCAGAAGGTGCAGTTGCTACGTGCCATGGCGCCGTCGCCCAAGCTCTTGATTCTCGATGAACCGGTAGCAAACTTGGACCCGATGGCCCGCGAAACCGTGTGGAGCCTGCTTGCTGACTGGCGTAAAAACGAAGGCGGTACCGCTATCGTTTGCTCGCATATTCTGGCCGAAATGGAAGAAGAAGCGACCGATTACGCTATCATCGATCGCGGACAACTCCTGAAGAGTGGGCGAGTCGCTGACCTTGCCGGCGAATCCGCAACTTTCAAAGTGGATTCTGCCGCATCATTAGAGCAAATCCATGCAGCCCTCGCTGCTGCTGGAATCAAAGCGAATATTGCGCCTGCCGCATCGAATCTCGCGAATGTCTATCGCGAAACGGTCGGCGCCTAG